In Acidimicrobiales bacterium, one genomic interval encodes:
- a CDS encoding dihydroorotate dehydrogenase produces MSRRTATVDLTTRIGSVVLPNPVLTASGTAGHGHELADHLDPAALGAVVVKSLHAEPWAGNPPPRVHATPSGMVNSVGLQGPGVESWLENDLPGLAATGARVVASIWGRTVEEFARAAELLADAPDVVVAVEVNASCPNLEDRRALFAHSRSATTEVVDAAGAAGRPRWAKLSPNTPELPDVAAAAMAAGAEAVTVANTVLGMVIDTETRRPLLGAGRGGLSGPAIRPVAVRAVFDTREALGNAPIIGVGGVASADDAVQFLLAGASAVQVGTATFADPRAPARILRDLGRWCDRQGVARLDELIGAAHG; encoded by the coding sequence GTGAGTCGCCGGACCGCTACCGTCGACCTGACGACGCGCATCGGTTCGGTCGTGCTTCCCAATCCGGTGCTCACAGCATCGGGAACCGCCGGCCATGGCCACGAACTGGCCGACCATCTGGACCCGGCCGCGTTGGGTGCCGTGGTAGTGAAGTCGCTGCACGCCGAGCCATGGGCCGGCAATCCACCGCCCCGGGTGCACGCCACCCCATCAGGCATGGTCAACAGCGTGGGTCTGCAGGGGCCAGGTGTCGAGTCCTGGCTGGAAAACGACCTCCCTGGCCTGGCCGCCACCGGTGCCCGAGTCGTGGCCAGCATCTGGGGGCGGACCGTCGAGGAGTTCGCCCGTGCCGCCGAACTTCTGGCCGACGCTCCAGACGTGGTGGTGGCCGTGGAGGTCAACGCCTCGTGTCCCAACCTCGAGGATCGGCGTGCCCTCTTCGCCCACTCGAGGTCGGCTACCACCGAGGTTGTCGATGCGGCCGGCGCGGCCGGTCGACCCCGATGGGCGAAGTTGAGCCCCAACACCCCCGAACTTCCTGACGTGGCCGCCGCGGCGATGGCCGCGGGTGCCGAGGCGGTGACGGTGGCCAACACGGTGCTGGGCATGGTGATCGACACCGAGACCCGGCGCCCGCTCCTCGGTGCCGGACGGGGGGGACTGTCGGGGCCGGCTATCCGACCGGTGGCCGTGCGTGCGGTGTTCGACACCAGAGAGGCGTTGGGTAATGCCCCGATCATCGGTGTAGGTGGGGTGGCGTCGGCTGACGACGCCGTCCAGTTCCTGCTGGCCGGCGCCTCGGCGGTCCAGGTAGGGACAGCGACCTTCGCTGACCCACGGGCCCCAGCCCGGATTCTGCGTGACCTCGGTCGATGGTGCGACCGCCAAGGGGTGGCTCGTCTCGATGAACTGATCGGAGCAGCCCATGGCTGA
- the pyrF gene encoding orotidine-5'-phosphate decarboxylase: MADVESTTNRFRDSAPPYIRESLCLVLDVDDLVAARRTAAALVPWFGTVKVGLELFSAAGPDAVASFVEDGFQVFCDLKLHDIPNTVGSAARVLGSSGARWVTVHTAGGEAMLRSAVESMADGASRVGAETPGVLGVTVLTSDQTAGREVLEQRCDLAASTGCAGIVCAAPDLPVTDPWADQLVRVVPGIRMPGGDVHDQARVATPRDAMAAGADLLVVGRAVTAAPDPVAAAVELVTHLAGRGT, encoded by the coding sequence ATGGCTGATGTGGAATCGACGACGAACCGTTTCAGGGATTCGGCTCCGCCGTACATCCGTGAGTCGCTCTGCCTGGTGCTCGACGTCGACGACCTAGTGGCCGCTCGTCGGACCGCAGCGGCACTGGTTCCGTGGTTCGGCACCGTCAAGGTGGGCCTCGAACTCTTCTCGGCCGCCGGGCCGGATGCCGTGGCGAGCTTTGTGGAGGACGGATTTCAGGTTTTCTGCGACCTGAAGCTCCACGACATTCCCAACACGGTGGGCAGCGCAGCCCGGGTGCTGGGTTCGTCGGGGGCCCGCTGGGTCACCGTGCACACCGCTGGCGGCGAGGCGATGCTGCGGTCGGCCGTGGAATCCATGGCCGACGGCGCGTCCCGGGTCGGAGCTGAGACCCCAGGCGTGTTGGGTGTAACCGTGTTGACCAGCGATCAGACGGCCGGTCGAGAGGTACTCGAGCAGCGTTGCGATCTAGCGGCGTCGACCGGTTGCGCGGGCATCGTCTGCGCTGCTCCCGATCTGCCGGTCACCGATCCGTGGGCTGATCAGCTGGTTCGGGTCGTGCCCGGTATTCGGATGCCCGGCGGCGATGTCCACGACCAGGCCCGGGTGGCGACGCCCCGAGACGCCATGGCCGCCGGGGCCGACCTCCTAGTAGTCGGCCGAGCGGTAACCGCTGCACCTGACCCTGTGGCGGCCGCGGTCGAACTGGTAACCCACCTGGCTGGTCGCGGGACCTGA
- the mihF gene encoding integration host factor, actinobacterial type, giving the protein MAGLPQLTDEQRRAALAKAAEARRVRAEIKNRLKMGSLSLPELLEQADDDIILAKMKVLAVLESLPKLGKVKARRTMDEVGISDSRRLRGLGTQQRAELVSRFG; this is encoded by the coding sequence ATGGCAGGACTCCCCCAACTCACTGACGAACAGCGGCGTGCCGCTCTGGCCAAGGCAGCCGAGGCTCGAAGGGTCCGTGCCGAGATCAAGAACCGACTCAAGATGGGGTCGCTCTCGTTGCCCGAACTACTGGAGCAGGCCGATGACGACATCATCTTGGCCAAGATGAAGGTGCTGGCCGTGCTGGAGTCCCTGCCCAAGTTGGGCAAGGTCAAGGCCCGGCGGACCATGGACGAGGTAGGCATCAGCGACAGCCGCCGACTGCGAGGACTCGGAACCCAGCAGCGCGCCGAACTGGTTTCCCGCTTCGGCTGA
- a CDS encoding guanylate kinase, protein MLVVVLSGPGGAGKGTIARALVDGDARLSLSCSWTTRERRSDDAEDAYVFVSRPEFDRRLEAGGFLEWNEFLGCAYGTPVPDANATQDLLLEIDVAGGRQVLEHTPEALVLFVDAPDDAELRRRLLGRGDAPDRAEQRVVEAARERDEAESLGYRRVVNDVLEEAIVEIRDLIDAARSSS, encoded by the coding sequence GTGCTGGTCGTCGTCCTCTCGGGACCCGGCGGTGCCGGGAAGGGGACCATTGCCCGTGCACTCGTCGACGGTGATGCCCGACTGTCCCTGAGTTGTTCTTGGACCACCCGTGAACGTCGGTCCGACGACGCCGAGGACGCCTACGTGTTCGTGTCCCGTCCAGAGTTCGACAGGCGACTCGAGGCCGGCGGCTTCCTGGAATGGAACGAGTTCCTGGGATGCGCCTACGGGACCCCGGTGCCCGATGCGAACGCCACCCAAGATCTCCTGTTGGAGATCGACGTGGCGGGAGGCCGCCAGGTGCTCGAGCACACGCCCGAGGCACTCGTTCTCTTCGTGGATGCCCCAGACGATGCCGAGTTGCGTCGTCGACTGCTGGGCCGGGGCGATGCACCGGATCGAGCGGAACAGCGCGTCGTCGAGGCGGCTCGGGAGCGCGACGAGGCCGAATCTCTCGGCTACCGACGGGTGGTGAACGACGTGCTGGAAGAAGCGATCGTCGAGATCCGTGATCTGATCGACGCTGCCCGGTCCAGTTCCTGA
- the rpoZ gene encoding DNA-directed RNA polymerase subunit omega: MQRHDSMVNPPIEGLLEAADSKFRLVTVSAKRARQINAYFGQLGEGLGAAIPPQITSTSRKPLSISFEELSVGKIEAIEPPDEPEDVDALLDAIDAEMAEHQGDELPEGDVTVTDGAEGA; the protein is encoded by the coding sequence GTGCAGCGTCACGACAGCATGGTCAACCCGCCGATCGAAGGTCTCCTAGAGGCCGCCGACTCCAAGTTCCGTCTGGTAACGGTGAGCGCCAAGCGCGCCCGTCAGATCAACGCGTACTTCGGCCAGTTGGGCGAGGGCCTTGGCGCCGCCATCCCACCGCAGATCACCTCCACGTCCCGCAAGCCGCTCTCCATCTCCTTTGAGGAACTTTCGGTGGGCAAGATCGAGGCCATCGAGCCGCCCGATGAGCCTGAGGATGTCGATGCCCTGCTGGATGCCATCGACGCCGAGATGGCCGAGCATCAGGGCGATGAACTTCCCGAGGGTGACGTCACGGTCACCGATGGCGCCGAGGGCGCCTGA
- the coaBC gene encoding bifunctional phosphopantothenoylcysteine decarboxylase/phosphopantothenate--cysteine ligase CoaBC, producing the protein MGPLAGRRIVLGVTGGIAAYKAVEVCRRLVDAGAHVAPVMTEGALHFVGRATFDALGSEPVQTSLWDERHPIPHTRLGQGADLVLVCPATARLLSDYRTGRSDDLLTATLLATRAPVVVAPAMHTEMWEQPSVAENVAVLADRGVTMVGPVDGLLAGGDVGAGRMAEPADIVAAAFEVLGATDGSEPAGDLAGLTVLVTAGGTREPICPVRFIGNRSSGKQGHALAAEAAVRGAKVQCITTQSASAPDCPGTEVVAVETAAEMASAVLERFPLVDVVLMAAAVADFRPTEVADHKIKKGRNVPEIRLEPTVDILAQLGRTRASSQVLVGFAAETDDLRQNAAQKLQAKGVDLIVANDVSAPQVGFEHETNAVVLLGIDGGITEVPLCDKREVARVVLDAARDIHQANCEQMNDDGADRASNGGDT; encoded by the coding sequence ATGGGACCCCTCGCCGGCCGTCGCATCGTCCTCGGTGTCACCGGTGGGATAGCTGCCTACAAGGCCGTTGAGGTTTGTCGCCGATTGGTCGACGCCGGCGCACACGTGGCGCCCGTCATGACCGAGGGTGCACTCCACTTCGTAGGACGGGCCACCTTCGATGCCCTGGGCTCCGAACCCGTACAAACCAGCCTCTGGGATGAACGCCATCCCATCCCACACACCCGTCTAGGGCAGGGCGCCGACCTGGTGCTGGTCTGCCCGGCCACGGCCCGGCTGTTGTCGGACTACCGAACCGGCCGGTCCGATGATCTACTCACCGCCACCCTGTTGGCCACCAGGGCGCCGGTTGTCGTGGCGCCGGCCATGCATACGGAGATGTGGGAGCAGCCCTCGGTGGCCGAGAACGTGGCCGTGCTGGCCGACCGTGGGGTGACCATGGTTGGTCCGGTGGACGGCCTTCTGGCCGGCGGGGACGTAGGTGCCGGCCGTATGGCTGAACCGGCTGACATCGTGGCCGCCGCCTTCGAGGTGCTGGGGGCGACGGATGGAAGCGAACCGGCAGGGGACCTCGCCGGCCTGACCGTCCTGGTGACCGCCGGCGGTACTCGGGAGCCCATCTGTCCGGTCCGCTTCATCGGAAACCGGTCGTCGGGCAAACAGGGCCACGCTCTGGCTGCCGAGGCGGCAGTCCGCGGGGCGAAGGTCCAGTGCATCACCACCCAGTCGGCGTCGGCACCCGATTGCCCGGGTACCGAGGTTGTCGCCGTGGAGACGGCCGCCGAGATGGCTTCCGCCGTCCTGGAACGCTTTCCGCTCGTCGATGTGGTGCTCATGGCCGCAGCGGTGGCCGACTTTCGCCCTACCGAGGTGGCCGACCACAAGATCAAGAAGGGCCGAAACGTGCCCGAGATCCGTCTCGAGCCCACCGTTGACATCCTCGCCCAACTGGGTCGGACCCGGGCCAGTTCGCAGGTCCTGGTGGGGTTCGCCGCGGAAACCGACGATCTGCGACAGAATGCCGCGCAGAAACTGCAGGCCAAGGGCGTCGATCTCATCGTGGCGAACGACGTGTCGGCTCCTCAGGTGGGGTTCGAACACGAGACCAACGCCGTAGTCCTGCTCGGAATCGATGGCGGGATCACCGAGGTGCCCCTGTGCGACAAGCGGGAGGTGGCGAGGGTGGTCCTCGATGCCGCCCGCGACATCCACCAGGCGAACTGTGAACAGATGAACGATGACGGGGCCGACCGGGCATCGAACGGAGGCGACACATGA
- the metK gene encoding methionine adenosyltransferase produces the protein MSDNWTFTSESVSEGHPDKMADQISDAVLDAMLTVDPESRVACETLITTGLVVVAGEVTCRGYVDIPRTVRNTICEIGYDREDFGFDGHTCGVMVTLDAQSVDIAQGVDAAEEVRSGTAGEDDDLDRQGAGDQGMMFGFACDETDVLMPLPIHLAHRMAERHAEVRKAGTVPYLRPDAKTQVTFEYEGNTPVRLRTVLVSTQHNDGIDRDSMIRPDLIEQVIRPVIPEQFADDDYEVHVNPTGRFVIGGPVGDAGLTGRKIIVDTYGGMARHGGGAFSGKDPSKVDRSAAYATRWVAKNLVAAGVATRCEVQVAYAIGMARPISVLVDTFGTANVDPERISACVQEVFDLRPAAIIRDLDLKRPIYGETAAYGHFGRPGLPWEATDRVDDVRSFLGLG, from the coding sequence ATGAGTGACAACTGGACCTTCACCTCCGAATCGGTGAGCGAGGGCCATCCGGACAAGATGGCCGATCAGATCTCCGATGCCGTGCTCGACGCGATGCTGACCGTGGACCCTGAGAGCCGTGTGGCGTGCGAAACGCTGATCACCACCGGCCTGGTCGTGGTGGCCGGCGAGGTCACCTGCCGCGGCTATGTCGACATCCCACGGACCGTCCGGAACACGATCTGCGAGATCGGCTACGACCGTGAGGACTTTGGTTTCGATGGTCACACCTGCGGTGTGATGGTCACCCTCGACGCCCAGTCCGTCGACATTGCCCAGGGCGTGGACGCCGCCGAGGAGGTCCGCTCCGGCACGGCAGGCGAGGACGATGACCTGGACCGCCAGGGGGCCGGCGATCAGGGGATGATGTTCGGCTTTGCCTGCGACGAGACCGACGTGCTCATGCCGTTGCCCATCCACCTGGCCCATCGGATGGCTGAACGCCACGCAGAGGTCCGCAAGGCGGGAACGGTGCCGTACCTCCGACCTGACGCCAAGACCCAGGTCACCTTCGAATACGAGGGAAACACCCCGGTACGGCTCCGGACGGTCCTGGTGTCGACCCAGCACAACGACGGGATCGACCGGGATTCGATGATTCGCCCGGACCTGATCGAGCAGGTCATCCGACCGGTGATCCCCGAGCAGTTCGCCGACGACGACTACGAGGTGCACGTCAACCCGACGGGCCGGTTCGTGATCGGTGGTCCAGTGGGAGACGCCGGCCTAACCGGTCGAAAGATCATCGTGGACACCTACGGCGGCATGGCCCGCCACGGTGGTGGCGCCTTCTCAGGCAAGGATCCGTCCAAGGTCGACCGCTCAGCGGCCTACGCCACCCGATGGGTGGCCAAGAACTTGGTGGCGGCGGGAGTGGCAACCCGTTGCGAGGTCCAGGTGGCCTACGCCATCGGTATGGCCCGCCCGATCTCGGTACTGGTCGACACCTTCGGTACGGCCAACGTAGACCCGGAGCGGATTTCGGCCTGCGTGCAGGAGGTCTTCGACCTCCGTCCGGCGGCCATTATCCGCGACCTAGACCTGAAGCGCCCGATCTACGGTGAGACCGCGGCCTACGGGCACTTCGGCCGGCCCGGACTCCCCTGGGAGGCCACCGACCGGGTGGACGACGTCCGTTCCTTCCTGGGCCTGGGCTGA
- a CDS encoding TrmH family RNA methyltransferase — MKNLDGTGLKRLHREWRRRSEPDVALLLDSVQTPYNVGAILRTAAAYRVSHLWLAGATSPPTHAKVAKTALGTGRYLTWTICEEADEALAAIASAGYGLVGVELADGALPIHDVAFPDRTCLALGHEDRGLSSTVLDACDTVAFIPQLGKVGSLNVSTAAGIALYELNRRRW, encoded by the coding sequence ATGAAGAACCTCGATGGCACCGGACTCAAACGCCTCCACCGCGAATGGCGCCGCCGAAGCGAACCAGACGTGGCCCTGCTGCTCGACAGCGTCCAGACCCCGTACAACGTGGGGGCCATCCTGCGGACGGCCGCCGCCTACCGGGTGTCCCACCTCTGGTTGGCCGGGGCCACCAGTCCACCTACGCACGCCAAGGTGGCCAAGACGGCCCTCGGGACCGGCCGGTACCTCACGTGGACGATTTGCGAGGAGGCCGACGAGGCGTTGGCAGCTATCGCGTCGGCCGGGTACGGGCTGGTAGGTGTCGAGTTGGCCGATGGTGCTCTCCCCATCCACGACGTGGCATTCCCGGACCGGACCTGCCTAGCCCTCGGCCATGAGGACCGGGGTCTCTCGAGCACCGTGCTTGATGCCTGCGACACCGTGGCGTTCATCCCCCAGCTCGGCAAGGTCGGGAGCCTCAACGTCTCCACCGCCGCCGGCATCGCCCTCTACGAGCTGAACCGTCGACGCTGGTAG
- a CDS encoding methyltransferase yields MDARKDQHYWSDRPEAVSRPGEVSLLLPDVDLTLATDRGVFSADRVDRGTRYLLLEGPPPPTGPVALMDLGCGYGPIACALATRNPEATVWAVDVNERARDLCRANAANAGLDGVRVVAPDEVPDDLSLAGLWSNPPIRIGKEALHDLLNRWLGRLAPEGTAHLVVQRHLGADSLARWLDGAGWTTTRRGSRKGFRLLDVARVEPDVRNPT; encoded by the coding sequence GTGGACGCCCGGAAGGACCAGCACTACTGGTCGGATCGACCTGAGGCGGTGTCGCGACCGGGCGAGGTCTCCCTTCTACTTCCCGACGTCGACCTGACGCTGGCTACCGACCGGGGGGTATTTTCCGCCGACCGGGTCGACCGCGGAACCCGGTATCTGCTGCTAGAGGGGCCGCCGCCACCGACCGGTCCAGTTGCTCTCATGGACCTGGGTTGTGGCTACGGACCCATCGCCTGTGCACTGGCCACCCGTAACCCCGAGGCCACGGTGTGGGCCGTCGACGTGAACGAACGGGCCCGCGACCTGTGCCGGGCTAATGCCGCCAACGCCGGCCTGGACGGCGTACGGGTGGTGGCGCCCGACGAGGTCCCTGACGACCTGTCATTGGCCGGCCTTTGGTCCAATCCGCCCATCCGTATCGGCAAGGAAGCCCTCCACGACCTCCTGAACCGCTGGCTGGGTCGGCTCGCCCCCGAAGGGACGGCTCACCTGGTGGTCCAACGCCACCTGGGGGCCGACTCCCTCGCCCGATGGCTCGACGGAGCGGGCTGGACCACCACCCGGAGGGGGTCGCGCAAGGGATTCCGTCTGCTGGATGTGGCCCGCGTGGAGCCCGACGTCAGGAACCCGACATGA
- the def gene encoding peptide deformylase, with amino-acid sequence MSTHEIRVIGDPVLRTPAADVTNVDGALARLCEDMFTTMYEALGIGLAAPQVGVQKRFFVYDHGEDSGVVLNPRIVESDGEWAFEEGCLSVPGLSWEIVRPKTIHLVGVDLDGNELSIEADELEARLFQHEIDHLDGVLLVDHLDDEQRRDARRALNELTVARPSQPGGSFPMDTGGRSSGGGLQLP; translated from the coding sequence GTGTCCACCCACGAGATCAGGGTCATTGGCGACCCCGTCCTTCGCACGCCGGCTGCCGACGTGACCAACGTCGACGGCGCGCTGGCTCGGTTGTGCGAAGACATGTTCACCACCATGTACGAGGCGCTAGGCATCGGACTGGCAGCCCCCCAGGTCGGCGTGCAGAAGCGTTTCTTCGTATACGACCACGGCGAGGACTCCGGCGTGGTTCTGAACCCGCGGATCGTGGAGTCCGACGGCGAGTGGGCCTTTGAGGAAGGGTGTCTCTCTGTGCCCGGCCTGTCGTGGGAAATCGTCCGCCCGAAGACGATCCACCTGGTAGGCGTGGATCTCGACGGCAACGAGCTCTCGATCGAGGCCGACGAGTTGGAGGCCCGACTCTTCCAACACGAGATCGACCACCTGGATGGGGTTCTGCTAGTCGACCACCTCGATGACGAACAGCGGCGAGACGCCCGTCGTGCCCTAAACGAGTTGACCGTGGCTCGCCCGAGCCAGCCTGGTGGGTCCTTCCCAATGGACACAGGTGGCCGATCGTCGGGCGGGGGACTTCAACTGCCGTGA
- a CDS encoding methionyl-tRNA formyltransferase — MTATVPERPRRLAYLGNPAVAVAPLRALHEASERLGTEVVVVVTAEDRRRSRRGAPSPTPVAQAAVELGLPVTHDLSSVVDSDADLGVVVAYGQIIPVSLLNQLPMINLHFSLLPRWRGAAPVERALLAGDVATGVCLMDVAEELDTGGIRGRVATPIGPDETAEDLRGRLGDLGARLLVDGLAAGLEASEPQQGEPTWAHKIGSGDLWLDWSRSATELERMVRVGGAHTTFRGERFKVHSAVPCDGPANGPSPGTLVGDMVATGSGGLRLVEVQPANRARMTFGAWVTGARPTDGEGFASDG; from the coding sequence GTGACGGCCACCGTCCCGGAGCGGCCCCGCCGTCTGGCCTACCTCGGGAATCCGGCGGTCGCCGTGGCACCCCTGCGGGCACTTCACGAGGCCTCCGAACGACTGGGTACCGAGGTCGTCGTGGTGGTCACCGCCGAAGACCGTCGACGGAGCCGGCGGGGAGCGCCGTCGCCCACCCCAGTGGCTCAGGCCGCGGTCGAACTCGGTCTCCCAGTTACCCATGACCTCTCGTCGGTCGTCGATTCGGATGCAGACCTGGGAGTGGTGGTTGCCTACGGCCAGATCATCCCGGTGTCGTTGTTGAACCAGCTACCCATGATCAACCTGCACTTCTCGCTACTACCCCGATGGCGGGGTGCGGCACCTGTCGAACGGGCGTTGCTGGCCGGCGACGTCGCAACAGGGGTCTGTCTCATGGACGTGGCCGAGGAACTCGATACCGGTGGCATCCGGGGTCGGGTGGCCACACCGATCGGCCCGGACGAGACGGCTGAGGACCTACGGGGACGACTCGGAGACCTGGGTGCCCGGCTCCTGGTGGACGGCCTGGCCGCTGGCCTCGAGGCCTCCGAGCCCCAGCAGGGAGAACCCACGTGGGCCCACAAGATCGGGAGCGGTGACCTGTGGTTGGACTGGTCCCGTTCGGCCACCGAATTGGAGCGGATGGTCCGGGTGGGCGGCGCTCACACCACATTCCGGGGCGAACGGTTCAAGGTGCACTCGGCCGTTCCGTGTGATGGGCCCGCCAACGGTCCTTCCCCCGGAACGCTGGTGGGAGACATGGTGGCAACAGGATCCGGTGGCCTGCGCCTGGTCGAGGTCCAACCGGCCAATCGGGCCCGAATGACATTCGGTGCGTGGGTGACCGGTGCCCGCCCGACCGATGGCGAGGGGTTCGCTTCTGATGGGTGA
- a CDS encoding transcription antitermination factor NusB has product MGDARGLAIEVLGRIEHDGAYANLALRAALDRSDLERRDRAFVTDMVYGTTRMRRACDHLVDRFLHDEIQPEVRTVLRLGAWQLAFGGVPAHAAVSATVAVAPRRVRGLCNAVLRRVADEQRAGAPPWPSPAVALSCPEKVLDRLVTDLGEADAMAAMESMNRPAPAVVRDDGYYQDRASQLVVEAVLAPDLGDREASGAGTPVGERILDLCAAPGGKATALAASGGRVVACDLRERRLGLVADNARRLERDLLLVAADGRATPFRSGSFDRVLVDAPCSGLGVLRRRADARWQEGRFTDVAISELADLQVELLNGAVDLVASGGLLAYSVCTLTAAETSGVDRRIRAAHPTLVPEPVGEPWRPHGDDGGGGLLMPQDLDSEGMAVFMYRVGSGQ; this is encoded by the coding sequence ATGGGTGATGCCCGAGGGTTGGCCATCGAGGTGCTGGGACGCATCGAACATGATGGGGCGTACGCCAACCTGGCGCTACGGGCCGCGCTGGACCGGTCCGACCTGGAGCGACGGGACCGGGCGTTCGTCACCGACATGGTGTACGGCACGACCCGGATGCGACGGGCCTGCGACCACCTGGTGGACAGGTTCCTCCATGACGAGATCCAGCCCGAGGTCCGCACGGTGCTTCGTCTGGGTGCTTGGCAACTGGCCTTCGGTGGGGTTCCGGCACACGCCGCGGTCTCGGCCACCGTCGCCGTGGCACCCCGACGGGTGCGCGGCCTGTGCAACGCCGTGCTGCGTCGAGTCGCCGACGAACAACGGGCAGGAGCACCGCCCTGGCCGTCGCCGGCTGTGGCCCTGAGTTGCCCCGAAAAGGTGTTGGACCGGCTGGTGACCGACCTTGGCGAGGCCGACGCGATGGCGGCCATGGAATCCATGAATCGTCCGGCACCCGCCGTGGTGCGTGACGACGGCTACTACCAGGATCGAGCCTCCCAGCTGGTGGTCGAGGCGGTACTGGCCCCGGACCTCGGTGACAGGGAAGCGTCGGGAGCCGGAACACCTGTCGGTGAACGGATCCTGGACCTCTGCGCGGCACCTGGAGGGAAGGCCACGGCGCTGGCCGCGTCGGGTGGCCGGGTGGTGGCCTGCGACCTTCGGGAACGACGCCTCGGGCTCGTGGCGGACAACGCCCGCCGGCTGGAGCGTGACCTATTGCTGGTCGCAGCCGACGGTCGAGCGACGCCTTTCCGATCGGGTTCGTTCGACCGGGTTCTGGTGGACGCCCCGTGTTCGGGCCTCGGGGTCCTGCGACGCCGGGCTGATGCCCGCTGGCAGGAGGGCCGGTTCACCGATGTCGCGATCAGCGAGTTGGCCGACCTGCAGGTGGAACTACTGAACGGTGCCGTCGACCTCGTGGCATCAGGGGGCCTGCTGGCTTACAGCGTGTGCACTCTGACGGCTGCCGAGACCTCCGGGGTCGATCGTCGGATCCGGGCCGCCCACCCGACGCTGGTTCCCGAGCCGGTGGGGGAGCCGTGGCGACCCCATGGCGACGATGGTGGTGGAGGGCTTCTAATGCCTCAGGACCTGGACAGCGAGGGGATGGCGGTCTTCATGTACCGGGTCGGGTCAGGCCAGTAG
- a CDS encoding dienelactone hydrolase family protein produces MARPMDIDALAGYEIDEFAHGGTTRTVLRTGSGPAVIVMAEMPGITPRVADFGRRVAAIGCTAVLPSLFGTPGRRATPGYILRSLAGGCVSREFTAFLRRRTSPVTDWLRALAAFEHGRCGGPGVGAVGMCFTGGFALGMMVDRRMLAPVLSQPSLPLPIGGRRRRSLGISNRDLEIVRERVRGDRGDDAGVCVLGLRFSEDSMAPAERFERLAEEFGDGFIGVEIDSSPGNEHRISKRAHSVLTDELVDEPGHPTRDALDAVLEHLRVGLLA; encoded by the coding sequence ATGGCTCGACCGATGGACATCGATGCACTGGCCGGGTACGAGATTGACGAGTTCGCCCACGGTGGGACCACCCGGACCGTGCTGCGGACCGGCAGTGGGCCGGCGGTCATCGTCATGGCCGAGATGCCCGGCATCACTCCCCGGGTAGCCGACTTCGGGCGACGGGTGGCCGCCATCGGCTGCACGGCCGTCCTTCCTTCGTTGTTCGGAACGCCGGGACGTCGGGCCACCCCCGGCTACATCCTTCGATCGCTGGCTGGCGGATGCGTTTCACGGGAGTTCACGGCCTTCCTGAGACGCCGCACCTCGCCGGTGACCGACTGGCTGCGGGCGCTGGCCGCCTTCGAGCACGGCCGTTGTGGCGGCCCGGGCGTTGGCGCGGTCGGCATGTGCTTCACCGGAGGATTCGCACTCGGGATGATGGTCGACCGGCGGATGCTGGCCCCGGTGCTCAGCCAACCCAGCCTGCCGCTGCCTATTGGTGGTCGGCGACGACGATCGTTGGGCATATCGAACCGGGATCTGGAGATCGTGCGGGAGCGGGTGCGTGGCGACCGAGGGGACGACGCTGGTGTCTGTGTTCTGGGCCTCCGGTTCAGCGAGGATTCCATGGCCCCTGCCGAGCGCTTCGAGCGGCTGGCCGAGGAGTTCGGCGACGGCTTCATTGGCGTGGAGATCGACTCGTCACCGGGCAACGAGCACCGGATCTCCAAGCGGGCCCACTCGGTGTTGACCGACGAACTGGTCGACGAGCCGGGTCACCCGACGCGCGACGCACTCGATGCGGTGCTCGAACACCTCAGGGTCGGGCTACTGGCCTGA